One genomic window of Gloeocapsa sp. DLM2.Bin57 includes the following:
- a CDS encoding DEAD/DEAH box helicase: MKIPVKLQELLQQEQTTLTPFIMLIGQGNVMLDCSGVESITAEQLELIFGQITGDWDFTKLTEIINLDTLSETLTNQLKQKFNPPSESEITPQTSLEKTDKIESLDIFNLRNEIIEDYRSYIESFLKIRDPKIKQFVEDELEKGELWPDPLIQLNPAYKQGKNVTELITEGILHPETKHYFTRNGTPYTFRYHQEQAFRIAHRQEAYVLTTGTGSGKSMTYVVPIFDDLLRHPEIKGVRAILVYPMNALINSQKEEFDKFLSQVPNTHIRVEQYTGQENLSKKTEIQNNPPQIILTNYVMLELMLSRTYEEKLVASADLKFLVLDELHTYRGRQGADVAILIRKLRQRCGQKLLCIGTSATMSTEGKRGDRQKTVAEVASKLFGVEVKPNNVIDETLEPSIKRPYPTVQELQLVINNQGIPPTLGKEGEDHETLKAFQNHPLSAWIEMNFGLDDEDGYLIRRTPISLSQGASQLAQETNTPEDKCLAILKQMFLWGSKTKGLAFRLHQFISQGGSVYATAENAEKRFLTLEGQYSTTGNRLLYPLVFCRECGQEYYFVHYDEDRQEVRPMLPNALDFNGEDNNIREGYLTPDEPDLWDEITDLDRLPESWFKETKREGRVVSKEYQDFIPRKLQILPQGKITTSLLKGTSYWFIPKPFLTCLNCGVVHDRKKNEFTKLTRLSSEGRSTTTTLLCLSTVNRLRQSPAIADTAQKILSFTDNRQDASLQAGHFNDFVQTSLLRSALNSALKEQKTLTHQELAQEVVAKMGLSQQDYAKQPAEYEGAPGKRRNEQVFRNLIEYRLYEDLRKGWRIVQPNLEQCGLLAIEYEGLKEICQVQEFWQKQNHPLLVQATPDQRYSIIQTVLNQLRKELVLDADLLQPEQVEKLKREVRQAIKEPWTFDEYEYLHEARWASLTAFRKGKNIAKLTPRSKIAQFLRSPNTWHNRQYPLPETEYDELIRALINALADAGYLLKDNDQVQLRIDSLIWKAEKVTSIPLDLMTSKRLQGSEETEIEVNHFFQNFYDSSNLSTQNLEGREHTGQVKNEQRQQREDSFRQGELSALFCSPTMELGIDIADLNVVHMRNVPPSPANYAQRSGRAGRSGQEALVITYAAVGSGHDQYFFKRQEQMVAGVVVPPKLELGNQDLIKSHLHSIWLAHTGLYLDNSMNQILDLEVEGYPLKETVKNQLSLTPSQLQDCFEATKLILEDLFCQQDLAKASWYNEDWLKVTLDNALISFDRGCDRWRKLYQDAVKQLQSSREVIDRSATGGTTKEERSNAEALQREAQRQIDLLVGQIKQGKNQSQLEFYPYRYFASEGFLPGYNFPRLPVRAYIPTGDEGEFISRPRVVAIREFAPQNIVYYEGSKFQLNKTRIPVRGIESAYQRVAFCPNCGYFHTGDDWLRDLCENCQTKITPDSYGNPAKLNRVLNMDTMLTRRRERITCDEEERLKYGYNITTHFRFNGGKQELATVITDDGSQIMELTYGDTANVWRINRGLKNSQERGFKLNVTTGVWGEAKTQEDINILQTEVHLLVEDTCNVLLVKPLQIPEDNSESFLASFQYALERAIQGVYKLEENELASERLGQGQYILFWEASEGGAGVLSQILEDKNALPKLAAEALDICHFTQPKESCSQACYECLLSYRNQFDHPLLNRNVIHPYLEQLLNSNIERHSQGDSREVQYQKLLAQTDPNSDFEREFLAELYQQGIKLPDAAQMLIPEVNVKPDFVYIDAKVAIFCDGSIHDHPEQQEGDRIQRENLKYDANFHVLVFRYDEDWHSKVNILNSF; the protein is encoded by the coding sequence ATGAAAATACCCGTTAAACTCCAAGAATTACTGCAACAAGAGCAAACAACCCTGACACCATTTATTATGTTAATTGGTCAAGGTAATGTAATGTTAGACTGTTCTGGAGTAGAAAGTATAACGGCAGAACAATTAGAGCTTATTTTTGGTCAAATTACCGGAGATTGGGATTTTACTAAATTAACAGAAATAATTAATCTCGATACCCTCTCAGAAACCCTCACTAATCAACTTAAACAAAAGTTTAACCCCCCTTCAGAGTCAGAAATAACTCCCCAGACATCCCTAGAAAAAACCGATAAAATAGAGTCATTAGATATATTTAATCTCCGTAATGAAATCATTGAGGATTATCGTAGCTACATCGAAAGTTTTTTAAAAATTCGTGACCCTAAAATTAAGCAGTTTGTCGAGGACGAATTAGAAAAAGGAGAATTATGGCCAGATCCTTTGATTCAGCTTAATCCTGCTTATAAACAGGGGAAAAACGTTACCGAATTAATCACAGAAGGGATATTGCATCCCGAGACAAAACACTATTTTACTAGAAATGGCACTCCCTATACTTTTCGTTATCACCAAGAACAAGCCTTTAGAATAGCTCATCGTCAAGAAGCTTATGTGTTAACTACTGGCACAGGTTCAGGAAAAAGTATGACCTATGTTGTCCCAATTTTTGATGATTTACTGCGTCATCCAGAAATTAAGGGAGTCAGAGCAATTTTAGTCTATCCTATGAATGCTCTAATTAACTCCCAAAAGGAAGAATTTGATAAATTTCTCTCTCAAGTGCCTAATACTCATATTCGAGTCGAACAATATACAGGACAGGAAAATCTGAGCAAAAAAACCGAGATTCAAAATAATCCGCCCCAAATTATCTTAACTAACTATGTCATGTTAGAGTTAATGCTCAGTCGTACCTATGAAGAAAAATTAGTTGCTTCTGCTGATTTAAAATTCCTTGTTTTAGATGAGTTACATACTTATAGAGGTCGTCAAGGAGCAGATGTAGCTATTTTAATCCGTAAATTAAGACAAAGATGCGGTCAAAAACTGCTCTGTATTGGTACAAGTGCAACTATGTCCACCGAAGGGAAAAGAGGCGATCGCCAAAAAACTGTAGCAGAGGTGGCGAGTAAATTATTTGGGGTAGAAGTAAAACCTAATAATGTTATTGACGAAACCTTAGAACCTTCCATTAAACGCCCCTATCCCACAGTCCAAGAATTGCAATTGGTAATTAATAATCAGGGTATCCCCCCAACCCTTGGTAAAGAGGGTGAAGATCATGAAACTCTCAAAGCATTTCAAAATCATCCCTTATCAGCATGGATTGAGATGAATTTTGGTTTAGATGATGAGGATGGATATTTAATTAGACGGACTCCTATTTCTCTTTCTCAAGGGGCTTCTCAACTTGCCCAAGAAACTAATACCCCTGAAGATAAATGTTTAGCAATCCTCAAACAGATGTTTCTCTGGGGTAGTAAAACCAAAGGATTAGCTTTTCGCCTCCATCAATTTATTTCTCAAGGGGGGAGTGTCTATGCAACGGCGGAGAATGCTGAAAAACGATTTTTAACTTTAGAAGGACAATATAGCACCACAGGCAATCGCCTTTTATATCCTTTAGTATTTTGCCGAGAATGCGGACAGGAGTATTATTTTGTTCACTATGACGAAGATAGGCAAGAAGTTCGCCCCATGTTACCCAATGCTTTAGATTTTAATGGGGAAGATAACAATATTCGTGAAGGTTATCTAACCCCCGATGAACCTGATTTATGGGATGAAATTACAGATCTCGATCGCCTTCCTGAATCTTGGTTTAAAGAAACAAAACGAGAAGGAAGAGTAGTCAGCAAAGAATATCAAGACTTTATCCCCCGTAAATTGCAGATATTACCCCAAGGTAAAATTACTACTTCTTTACTCAAGGGTACAAGTTATTGGTTTATTCCTAAACCCTTTCTCACCTGTCTTAATTGTGGCGTAGTTCATGATCGCAAAAAGAACGAATTTACCAAATTAACTCGTCTGAGTAGTGAAGGACGTAGCACAACAACTACTTTACTCTGTTTATCCACTGTTAATCGCTTACGCCAAAGTCCAGCTATTGCTGATACAGCGCAAAAAATTCTGAGTTTTACGGATAATCGTCAAGATGCTTCCTTACAAGCAGGTCATTTTAACGACTTTGTGCAAACTAGCTTACTTAGATCTGCCCTTAATAGTGCTTTAAAAGAACAAAAAACCCTTACCCATCAAGAGTTAGCTCAAGAAGTAGTCGCCAAAATGGGTTTATCGCAACAAGATTACGCCAAGCAACCAGCAGAATATGAAGGAGCACCAGGGAAAAGAAGAAACGAACAAGTATTCCGTAATTTAATTGAATATCGTCTTTATGAAGACTTAAGAAAAGGATGGCGAATTGTTCAACCCAATTTAGAGCAATGTGGTTTATTGGCGATCGAATATGAAGGATTAAAAGAAATATGTCAAGTTCAGGAATTTTGGCAAAAACAGAACCATCCTTTACTTGTACAAGCCACACCGGATCAACGTTATAGCATTATTCAAACTGTTCTCAATCAACTACGCAAAGAATTAGTCTTAGATGCTGATTTATTGCAACCCGAACAAGTAGAAAAATTGAAACGAGAAGTACGACAAGCAATTAAAGAGCCTTGGACATTTGATGAATATGAATATTTACATGAAGCTCGTTGGGCATCTTTAACAGCTTTCAGGAAGGGTAAAAATATTGCTAAATTGACTCCTAGAAGTAAAATAGCTCAATTTTTGCGTTCTCCTAATACTTGGCATAATAGACAATATCCCCTTCCTGAAACCGAATATGACGAACTCATTAGAGCATTAATTAACGCTTTAGCAGATGCAGGTTATTTATTGAAAGACAATGATCAAGTGCAATTGCGGATTGACTCTCTGATTTGGAAAGCAGAAAAAGTAACCAGTATTCCCCTAGATCTTATGACATCTAAAAGGTTACAAGGAAGTGAAGAAACAGAAATTGAAGTTAATCACTTTTTTCAAAACTTTTATGACTCCAGTAATTTAAGTACCCAAAACTTAGAAGGGAGAGAACATACCGGACAAGTTAAAAATGAACAACGTCAACAAAGAGAAGATAGTTTCCGTCAAGGAGAATTATCAGCTTTATTTTGTTCCCCCACTATGGAGTTAGGCATTGATATAGCGGATCTCAATGTAGTTCATATGCGTAATGTGCCCCCTAGCCCTGCTAATTATGCTCAACGTAGTGGTAGGGCTGGACGTAGTGGGCAAGAAGCACTAGTAATTACTTATGCTGCGGTTGGTAGTGGACATGATCAATACTTCTTCAAAAGACAAGAACAAATGGTAGCCGGAGTTGTTGTTCCCCCTAAATTAGAATTAGGTAATCAAGATTTAATTAAGTCTCATCTTCATTCTATCTGGTTAGCTCATACAGGGTTATATTTAGACAACTCCATGAATCAAATTTTAGATTTAGAAGTAGAAGGCTATCCTCTCAAAGAGACTGTTAAAAATCAATTGTCTTTAACTCCATCTCAATTACAAGATTGTTTTGAGGCAACGAAGCTGATTTTAGAAGATTTATTCTGCCAACAAGATTTAGCCAAAGCATCTTGGTATAATGAAGACTGGCTAAAGGTTACCTTAGATAATGCTTTAATTAGTTTTGACCGAGGGTGCGATCGCTGGAGAAAACTTTATCAAGATGCCGTGAAACAATTACAATCGTCTCGTGAAGTAATCGATCGCTCAGCCACAGGAGGGACAACAAAAGAAGAAAGAAGTAATGCTGAAGCCTTGCAAAGAGAAGCGCAAAGACAAATTGATTTACTCGTAGGGCAAATTAAACAAGGGAAAAATCAAAGTCAATTGGAATTTTATCCCTATCGTTATTTTGCCTCAGAAGGATTTCTTCCAGGTTATAACTTTCCTCGTCTTCCGGTGAGGGCTTATATTCCTACGGGAGATGAAGGGGAATTTATTTCCCGTCCTCGTGTAGTGGCGATTAGAGAATTTGCCCCACAAAATATTGTTTATTATGAGGGCAGTAAATTTCAACTAAATAAAACTCGTATTCCCGTCAGAGGGATTGAAAGTGCTTATCAAAGAGTTGCTTTTTGTCCTAATTGTGGTTATTTTCATACAGGAGATGATTGGTTAAGGGATTTATGTGAAAATTGTCAAACCAAAATTACTCCTGATAGTTATGGAAATCCAGCTAAATTAAATCGAGTTCTCAACATGGATACTATGTTAACTCGCAGAAGAGAACGTATAACTTGCGATGAGGAAGAAAGACTTAAGTATGGCTACAATATTACCACTCATTTTCGTTTCAATGGCGGTAAGCAAGAATTAGCCACTGTTATTACTGATGATGGTAGTCAAATCATGGAGTTAACCTATGGAGATACTGCCAATGTTTGGCGTATTAATCGAGGTTTAAAAAATAGTCAAGAAAGAGGTTTCAAGCTCAATGTTACTACTGGTGTTTGGGGTGAGGCGAAAACTCAAGAAGATATAAATATCTTACAAACAGAAGTGCATTTATTAGTGGAAGACACCTGTAATGTTTTGTTGGTGAAACCCTTACAAATTCCTGAAGATAACTCAGAATCATTTTTAGCCAGTTTTCAATATGCCCTAGAAAGAGCTATTCAGGGAGTCTATAAATTAGAAGAAAATGAATTAGCATCAGAGCGTTTAGGACAAGGACAGTATATTTTATTTTGGGAAGCATCCGAAGGGGGTGCAGGAGTTTTATCTCAGATACTCGAAGATAAAAACGCTTTGCCAAAATTAGCCGCAGAAGCCCTTGATATTTGCCATTTTACACAACCAAAAGAAAGCTGTAGCCAAGCCTGTTATGAATGTTTGTTATCCTATCGCAATCAATTTGATCACCCGTTATTAAACCGCAATGTTATCCATCCTTACTTAGAACAACTGCTCAATAGTAACATCGAGCGTCATAGTCAAGGTGATTCCCGTGAGGTGCAATATCAAAAATTATTAGCTCAAACTGATCCTAATTCAGATTTTGAAAGAGAGTTTTTAGCCGAATTATATCAACAAGGAATTAAACTCCCTGATGCTGCTCAAATGTTAATTCCTGAAGTCAATGTTAAACCTGACTTTGTTTATATAGATGCCAAAGTCGCTATTTTCTGTGATGGTAGTATTCATGATCATCCTGAACAACAAGAAGGCGATCGTATTCAAAGAGAAAATCTGAAATATGATGCCAACTTTCATGTACTAGTTTTTCGCT
- a CDS encoding Fic family protein, with protein MPHSNCDSISKRKKLLDELGKLPEAIVENQEWLYMLEEDTRHSLSIEGYFATEEELKAVLQGKKTQPEILNYYRTSQFVYDLGLQYYREGSIFLDLALIRTIHSQLLRGIDKYSYYCGKFRISPIIIHGAKVKPPEFDLESYVKTFCEYSKNSLQIYPILEALSRIHTLFESIHPFQDGNGRVGRILLNYLAISQGYPPLVIKGFELSERTKYYQALELADIGFHQGFATSDLSAIKKNLDMGDYSLLKELLYLGLKPRLEKMIITALRLKEKLLILRDLSDYFQVKETTLRQWIKRDKLIAIKENNKLYSHPKLYLE; from the coding sequence ATGCCTCATAGTAATTGTGACAGTATCAGCAAAAGAAAAAAACTCTTAGATGAATTAGGTAAACTCCCCGAAGCCATAGTCGAAAACCAAGAATGGTTATATATGTTAGAAGAAGACACCAGACATTCACTATCTATTGAGGGATATTTTGCCACCGAAGAAGAACTAAAAGCTGTATTACAAGGAAAAAAAACCCAACCAGAAATATTAAATTATTATCGTACATCTCAATTTGTTTATGATTTGGGACTACAATATTATCGAGAAGGATCAATTTTTTTGGACTTAGCTTTAATTCGGACTATTCACAGTCAATTATTAAGAGGAATTGATAAATATAGTTATTATTGCGGTAAGTTTAGAATCAGTCCAATTATTATTCATGGAGCAAAAGTAAAACCCCCAGAATTTGATCTTGAAAGTTATGTAAAAACTTTTTGTGAATATAGCAAAAATTCTTTGCAAATTTATCCTATTTTAGAAGCATTATCCCGTATTCATACCTTATTTGAAAGTATCCATCCTTTTCAAGATGGTAATGGTAGAGTTGGCAGAATTTTACTTAATTATTTAGCCATTTCCCAAGGCTATCCTCCTCTTGTGATTAAAGGATTTGAATTATCAGAAAGAACTAAGTATTATCAAGCCTTAGAACTTGCAGATATAGGTTTTCATCAGGGATTTGCCACTTCTGACTTATCAGCGATTAAAAAAAACTTAGATATGGGTGATTATAGTTTATTAAAAGAGTTATTATATTTAGGATTAAAGCCTAGATTAGAAAAAATGATTATTACTGCTTTAAGATTAAAAGAAAAACTATTAATCTTAAGAGATTTAAGTGATTATTTTCAGGTAAAAGAAACAACTTTACGTCAATGGATTAAAAGAGATAAATTAATAGCAATTAAAGAAAATAACAAACTTTATAGTCATCCTAAATTATACTTAGAATAA
- a CDS encoding transposase: MPYKKPLPTLEIKGGIYFVTFNTYERLELNDEARKIVLDCCLHFHENRYFLYMAVIMSDHVHLLIKPYSKSETEYWSIGSILHSIKSYSAKQIPQVMKHIGKVWQDGRYDILMKDREQFLNTWEYIKQNPVKAKYVNIPENYPFLWESC, from the coding sequence ATGCCCTATAAAAAACCATTACCAACATTGGAAATAAAAGGCGGAATTTATTTCGTCACCTTTAACACTTATGAAAGATTAGAATTAAACGATGAAGCCAGAAAAATAGTCTTAGATTGTTGTTTACATTTTCATGAAAACCGCTATTTTTTATATATGGCAGTTATTATGTCAGATCATGTTCACCTTTTAATTAAACCTTATTCTAAATCAGAAACTGAATATTGGTCAATTGGAAGTATTTTACACAGTATAAAAAGCTATAGTGCTAAACAAATTCCCCAAGTAATGAAACATATTGGTAAAGTATGGCAAGATGGACGTTATGATATTTTAATGAAAGATCGTGAACAATTTTTAAATACATGGGAATATATTAAACAAAATCCAGTTAAAGCAAAATACGTTAATATACCAGAAAATTATCCCTTCTTATGGGAAAGTTGTTAA